A segment of the Anaerobranca gottschalkii DSM 13577 genome:
CATTCTTTGCAACATTAAAGAAAGATTTAATTCATAGAAGGCGATTTAAAACCCGAGAAGAAGCTAAAATAGCCATAATTAATTATATAGAAACCGGTATAACTGTAAAAGAAGTCACATAGTAGCTTAGATTATATGTCCCCTATAGAATATGAAAAGTACCATAGTAAAGGCAAGGAATTAGTAGCCTAAAACATAGTTTTTAAGGCATAATTATATAAGCATTGGCTTATTAAAACTATTAAATGGTAAATATATCTATTATAAGAAAAAATTACAAAATAACATTCTAATAAAAATGTAAAATCTTTAGGAAAAAGAAGGTATTCTAAGAAAAGAAGAGGAAAGAACCTTTATTCGTGTCCAGTTAGGGTATAACACTCCATCATAAATTAATGACAAATCTATATATACCTAAAAAGGATGGGTCTACCACTGAAATAGATTTAGTTATGATTTCCGAAACGGGTATTTATGTATTTGAATCAAAAAATTATAGCGGATTGATCTTTGGAGATGAAAACCAAAAGACCTGGACTCAAACACTCCCAAATAAGCAAAAGAATAAATTTTTCAATCCTATTTTACAGAACAAAGGACATATTAATGCTTTAAAAGCTGCTGTAGGTTTAAAAAATGATAATTTGTATAAATCGTATATAATTTTTAGTGAACGTTGTACACTTAAGAAAGTAAATGTTACTTCTGACAATGTAAAAGTCATTAAAAGAAATATGTTAAGGAAAATCATAAAAGAAGATATGAAGAATTCAGATGTTTTATTAACAACAGAAGAAATAAATCAAATATATTCAAGATTACAGAAGTTTACATATGTAGATGAAGATGTAAAGGTAGCTCATGTTCATAAAATAAAAAAATAAAATATATGAGGATTAAATTAGTCCTCATATATTTTATTTTTCTTCTAGTTTACATAATGTATATTATAGGACGTTGAATAATAAGTGTCAAAATCTCATTACTTGACATTTGTTGAGTTTTTGAGACGTTAAAAATAAAAAAGTTAGCTTTCAATTTAATTAGATTTTAGAATAATTATCCGATGAATTTTCTAAGCCATCATACTGATAACCAAAATCAATTAAATTGTCTGGTCCAGGATCTTTATCTTCATTTTTTTCTACGTAAGCTTTATTTTCGTTGTCTTCAAATATTTTATAGTAATTTAATAGATCGAATGATTCAGGATGATAATTATCATTAAATATATCATTATTATCAAAGTCTTCTATATTTGGGTAAAAAGGAATTTTGTCCATTTCCATCCTCCTTAATTGTTAATTTCCTATTTTTTGATTTTTGTTTATTTTCTATTAGGGATGTTTTAGTTTTTCCGAAAAAGGATTATTATATACAAAAAGAATACATGGACTATTGTTTTTCCATGTATTCTTGGTATCTTCTATGTACAGTTGCCTTAGACACATTATATCCAAATCCTCTCAAGGTAGCTGCGATGTCTTTAAATGAAAGGTTTAGGGATTTTAGTCGAACAATTTCTTCTATTGGAACTTCTATTTTATCTCTACCTCCATAATGGCGGTTTTTAAGATTTTGAGATGGATCGTATCCTTCTTCTATTGCTTTTTTTACCCCCCTTTTAATTTTTGTGTTTGTTAATCTTCTTTGATATTCTTCAACTAAAGCTAATATTTCTAAGACCATACCTTCCATCTCTGTTATGTCTAAAGGGCCATCATTTTCCATAGATAAAACTTGGCCACCCCATTTATTAACTTGATGGAGTATTGCTATTTTTGCAGATCCTCGACCTATTCTAGTTTCATCTTGAACTAATATATAATTAGCTTGTCCATTTTTTATATATCCCAACGCTTTAATTAAACCTTCCCTATCCTCATCAAAACCACTTACTTTTTCTGAAATTATATCAACAACTTGATAATTTTTATTTTGACAATAGTTAAGTAACTCTTTTTCTTGTCTTTCCAAACTTGAGCTTTGACTTTCCTTTTCAGTACTAACTCTGGTATATATTACAACTTTCAAAATATATCACCCTTTCATTTTTTATATATAGAAAAATTTAATTTTCCCTATCACTTGCCTATAACTTTTATAAGCTTACTATTCATAAAGGTTTTCTAATAAAATAATACTGGAGAGTCCACTCGTGACTCTCCTATTTGCTAATAATACCACTTTGAGCATTCATCTCAAAGTATCTTTGTTAGATTATTCTTTGTCTTAGGTTATTAATTTTATACCCTTCTTATAGCAATTATATTCAAGTAGATAAAAATTAGTACTAATTTTTTTGAAA
Coding sequences within it:
- a CDS encoding YneB family resolvase-like protein, with amino-acid sequence MKVVIYTRVSTEKESQSSSLERQEKELLNYCQNKNYQVVDIISEKVSGFDEDREGLIKALGYIKNGQANYILVQDETRIGRGSAKIAILHQVNKWGGQVLSMENDGPLDITEMEGMVLEILALVEEYQRRLTNTKIKRGVKKAIEEGYDPSQNLKNRHYGGRDKIEVPIEEIVRLKSLNLSFKDIAATLRGFGYNVSKATVHRRYQEYMEKQ
- a CDS encoding nuclease-related domain-containing protein, which gives rise to MTNLYIPKKDGSTTEIDLVMISETGIYVFESKNYSGLIFGDENQKTWTQTLPNKQKNKFFNPILQNKGHINALKAAVGLKNDNLYKSYIIFSERCTLKKVNVTSDNVKVIKRNMLRKIIKEDMKNSDVLLTTEEINQIYSRLQKFTYVDEDVKVAHVHKIKK
- a CDS encoding IS3 family transposase, whose protein sequence is FFATLKKDLIHRRRFKTREEAKIAIINYIETGITVKEVT